A genome region from Bifidobacterium coryneforme includes the following:
- a CDS encoding type III pantothenate kinase, which produces MLVAVDIGNTNIEVGFMEGGQVRDSYRLTTHTDHTADEFGLMLTQYLAMAGYRPEDVDDAVISSVAPDVMHPLKACLVKFFGIEPLVVGPGVRTGMNIRLDDPRSLGADCLADCVGAYRVYGGPVLVVDFGTATTFNYVDAKGTIRSGLITVGIRSGARALFEKTAQLPQVEITRPDTILATGTRTAMQAGLYYNFLGGLERIITQFKTEISQDFQVVATGGMGRSFSQDTDLIDVYDPELIFKGMAYIHDLNADG; this is translated from the coding sequence ATGCTGGTGGCCGTGGATATTGGCAACACGAACATCGAGGTCGGATTCATGGAGGGGGGCCAGGTCAGGGACTCCTACCGCCTGACCACCCATACGGATCATACGGCCGACGAGTTCGGACTCATGCTCACCCAGTACCTGGCCATGGCCGGATACCGGCCGGAGGATGTGGACGATGCCGTGATTTCCTCGGTCGCACCGGACGTCATGCACCCCCTCAAGGCCTGCCTGGTCAAGTTCTTCGGCATTGAGCCCCTGGTGGTCGGCCCCGGAGTCAGGACGGGCATGAACATCCGCCTGGACGACCCCCGCTCCCTGGGTGCGGACTGCCTGGCCGATTGCGTCGGTGCCTATCGGGTCTATGGCGGACCTGTCCTGGTGGTGGATTTCGGCACGGCCACCACCTTCAATTACGTCGACGCCAAGGGGACGATCAGATCAGGGCTGATTACCGTAGGGATACGTTCCGGGGCCAGGGCACTCTTCGAGAAGACCGCACAGCTGCCCCAGGTCGAGATAACCCGCCCGGATACCATCCTGGCAACAGGTACCAGGACGGCCATGCAGGCGGGTCTCTACTACAACTTCCTCGGCGGCCTGGAGCGTATCATCACCCAGTTCAAGACCGAAATCAGTCAGGATTTCCAAGTGGTCGCCACCGGAGGCATGGGTCGCAGCTTCTCACAGGACACTGACCTGATCGACGTCTACGACCCCGAACTCATTTTCAAGGGCATGGCCTATATCCACGACCTCAATGCCGACGGGTGA
- a CDS encoding beta-galactosidase — translation MSKPERRPYRWPSHLKKQASKLWYGCDYNPDQWPEEVWDEDIRLMNQAGVNVVALAVFSWSRIEPSEGVFDFDWLDRIIAKLGKAGIGVNLASATASPPAWLTQSHPEILWKDERGDTVWPGARQHWRPTSPVFRTYALKLCKAMAEHYKDNPYVVAWHVGNEYGCHNRFDYSDDAMRAFQRWCKHRYGTIDAINEAWGTSFWAQRLNDFSQILPPRYIGEGNFQNPGRLLDFERFSSDALKEFFMAERDTLAKITPDIPLTTNFMVSSEGFIMDYDDWGPQVDFVSNDHYFMPGESHLDELTYSSGLVDSIARRKPWWLMEHSTSAVNWRPINFRKEPGQLVRDALAHLSLGADAICYFQWRQSQSGAEKFHSAMVPHAGEDSQVFRDVCELGSDLVGFSDAGLAGTVLDKSPVAVVLDYESEWASKHSSVPSKNVSHGTEPLDWYRALLDLGIRADVVPVRSDWDTYPLVVLPSLYLLSRENSERLHDYVAKGGKVIVTYLSGISDAHDRIWLGGYPGSIRDLLGIKIEEFAPMDQHVEGGMDHLDLTNGTVAHDWADVIASISDDTRVLARYQADSWTGMDGIPALTLHDWKQGKAAYLGCRLGREGLKKTLPELLKALKVEGLQEADEARGDVLRVERVSEDGRNRFVFLFNRSHHQVQVDQEGSVLAASLAWEDADAKTATLDVNGVLVEKVVTRRH, via the coding sequence ATGAGCAAACCCGAACGTCGTCCCTACCGGTGGCCCAGCCATCTCAAAAAGCAAGCATCCAAACTGTGGTATGGCTGTGACTACAACCCGGACCAATGGCCTGAGGAGGTCTGGGATGAGGATATCCGCCTTATGAACCAGGCCGGGGTCAATGTGGTGGCTCTGGCGGTCTTTTCCTGGTCGCGGATAGAACCCTCCGAGGGCGTGTTCGACTTCGATTGGCTTGATAGGATCATCGCCAAGCTGGGGAAGGCCGGTATCGGGGTCAACCTGGCATCCGCCACGGCCTCCCCGCCCGCCTGGCTGACCCAGTCACACCCGGAGATTCTCTGGAAGGACGAGCGCGGCGATACGGTCTGGCCCGGGGCACGTCAGCACTGGCGGCCCACGTCGCCCGTATTCCGCACATATGCCCTGAAGCTCTGCAAGGCCATGGCCGAGCATTACAAGGACAACCCCTATGTGGTGGCCTGGCACGTGGGCAATGAGTATGGTTGCCACAATCGTTTCGATTATTCGGATGATGCCATGCGCGCCTTCCAGCGTTGGTGCAAGCATCGTTACGGCACCATCGACGCGATCAACGAGGCCTGGGGCACCTCCTTCTGGGCACAGCGGCTCAACGACTTTTCGCAGATACTCCCGCCCCGGTACATCGGTGAGGGGAACTTCCAGAACCCGGGTCGGCTCCTGGACTTCGAGCGGTTCAGCTCAGACGCCCTCAAGGAGTTCTTCATGGCCGAGCGCGACACCCTGGCCAAGATCACCCCGGACATCCCCCTGACCACCAACTTCATGGTCAGCTCCGAGGGATTCATCATGGATTATGACGACTGGGGACCCCAGGTGGACTTCGTCTCCAACGACCACTACTTCATGCCGGGTGAATCCCACCTGGACGAGCTGACCTACTCCTCCGGTCTGGTCGACTCCATTGCCAGGCGCAAACCCTGGTGGCTCATGGAGCACTCCACCTCGGCGGTCAACTGGCGGCCTATCAACTTCCGCAAGGAGCCGGGGCAGCTTGTCAGGGATGCCCTCGCCCACCTCTCCCTGGGGGCGGATGCCATCTGCTACTTCCAGTGGCGCCAGTCCCAATCCGGGGCGGAGAAATTCCACTCGGCCATGGTGCCCCACGCCGGCGAGGACTCACAGGTCTTCCGCGACGTCTGTGAGCTTGGCAGCGATCTGGTCGGCTTCTCCGATGCCGGGCTTGCCGGAACCGTGCTCGACAAGTCCCCGGTGGCCGTGGTCCTCGACTATGAGAGTGAGTGGGCCAGCAAGCACTCGTCCGTTCCCAGCAAGAACGTCAGTCATGGCACCGAGCCGCTGGATTGGTACCGCGCCCTTCTGGACTTGGGCATCAGGGCGGACGTGGTGCCGGTTCGTTCCGACTGGGATACCTACCCGCTGGTCGTGCTGCCCTCCCTCTACCTGCTCAGCAGGGAGAACTCGGAGAGGCTGCATGACTACGTAGCCAAGGGCGGAAAGGTCATCGTCACCTATCTCAGCGGCATAAGCGACGCCCATGACCGCATATGGCTGGGTGGATACCCCGGGTCCATCCGGGATCTGCTGGGTATCAAAATCGAAGAGTTCGCCCCCATGGATCAGCACGTCGAAGGCGGCATGGACCACCTTGACCTGACCAACGGAACGGTGGCTCATGACTGGGCCGACGTCATCGCCTCCATATCCGATGACACCCGTGTCCTGGCCCGGTACCAGGCGGATTCATGGACGGGTATGGATGGCATCCCGGCCCTAACCCTGCATGATTGGAAGCAGGGGAAGGCGGCCTATCTTGGGTGCAGGCTGGGGCGTGAAGGTCTGAAGAAGACCCTGCCTGAACTTCTGAAGGCCCTGAAGGTGGAGGGTCTGCAGGAGGCCGATGAGGCCCGCGGTGATGTCCTGCGGGTGGAGCGGGTCAGCGAGGACGGACGCAACCGGTTCGTCTTCCTTTTCAACCGCTCCCATCACCAGGTCCAGGTCGACCAGGAGGGGAGCGTCCTAGCGGCATCCCTGGCCTGGGAGGATGCGGACGCGAAGACGGCCACCCTGGATGTGAACGGCGTCCTGGTCGAAAAGGTGGTCACCCGTCGGCATTGA
- a CDS encoding ATP-binding cassette domain-containing protein, with product MADSEVVRSSPSVSSTPDPILVGSGLTKTYPSVGHGKVGKAAVSGIDVSLSPGECLAVIGESGSGKTTLSRLLLGQLRPDAGQVTYRGVPVQDGSSSARSLARDSALVFQNPFTSLDPRWTIGRSVAEPLLAAERRDGGPGWGRRRVEENVVDEVADVLSRVRLDPARVMAAYPADLSGGQAQRAAVARALIAKPRILLADEPMSAIDVSARVGILHTLQSVMAESRQQSGSSDAMAMIIISHDLGVVQHIADRVMVLSRGVVVEEGPVEAILAHPGESYTRQLVAAATM from the coding sequence ATGGCAGATTCCGAGGTTGTCAGGTCTTCGCCCTCTGTCTCCTCCACTCCTGATCCGATTCTGGTTGGGAGCGGGCTGACCAAGACATATCCCTCGGTCGGTCATGGGAAGGTCGGGAAGGCCGCGGTGTCGGGAATCGATGTCTCCCTCTCCCCCGGGGAGTGTCTGGCGGTCATCGGTGAGTCAGGTTCGGGCAAGACCACCCTCTCCCGCCTTCTTCTGGGCCAGTTGAGGCCGGATGCGGGACAGGTGACATACCGGGGGGTGCCCGTCCAGGATGGGTCGTCGTCCGCCAGGTCCCTCGCCCGGGACTCCGCCCTCGTCTTCCAGAACCCCTTCACCTCCCTTGATCCCCGGTGGACCATCGGCCGCTCGGTTGCGGAACCCCTTCTGGCTGCGGAAAGGAGGGATGGTGGGCCCGGCTGGGGTCGCCGTCGTGTCGAAGAGAACGTCGTCGATGAGGTTGCCGATGTCCTGTCCCGGGTGCGGCTCGATCCGGCCCGGGTCATGGCCGCCTACCCGGCGGACCTTTCCGGTGGACAGGCCCAGAGGGCTGCCGTGGCTAGAGCCTTGATCGCGAAGCCGCGAATCCTTCTGGCCGATGAACCGATGAGCGCCATTGATGTTTCGGCCAGGGTGGGGATTCTTCACACGCTCCAATCGGTCATGGCCGAGTCCAGGCAGCAGTCCGGTTCATCCGACGCGATGGCGATGATTATCATCTCCCACGACCTGGGCGTGGTCCAGCACATAGCGGACAGGGTCATGGTGCTCAGTCGGGGAGTGGTTGTGGAGGAGGGGCCTGTGGAGGCCATACTTGCCCATCCCGGAGAGTCCTATACCCGGCAGCTCGTTGCTGCGGCGACCATGTGA
- a CDS encoding ABC transporter ATP-binding protein produces the protein MSLKIEGLTMSINGHSILDGVDLKVADGQRVGLIGSSGSGKSMIARSILGTAPLTASLSGSILVDGFQVVGSDDLSLADMRGSRVGMVFQNPSTALNPVRPVGTQIELPLRRHYRLNAGERRRRVAEVLTEVGLDESLAGSYPHELSGGQQQRVAIATALVTRPRLILADEPTTALDAITQRQIVDLLVSLAERSGASLLFITHDFSVLTRVADYCYILDAGRVVEEGETRSVLCNPSSHQGMALVQAAKELTLGTGESGLGDKPEPGPGIAVVPVGEGDSRGQA, from the coding sequence ATGTCGCTGAAGATTGAAGGTCTCACCATGTCCATCAACGGGCATTCCATCCTTGACGGGGTGGATCTCAAGGTGGCGGACGGGCAGCGGGTGGGACTGATCGGCTCCTCGGGTTCAGGGAAATCGATGATTGCCCGGAGCATCCTGGGGACCGCGCCCCTGACGGCATCCTTGTCGGGTTCCATCCTGGTAGACGGATTCCAGGTTGTGGGTTCGGATGATCTCTCACTAGCGGACATGCGTGGATCACGAGTGGGGATGGTCTTCCAGAACCCATCGACGGCCCTGAACCCGGTCAGGCCGGTCGGCACTCAAATCGAGCTCCCCCTTCGTCGTCACTACCGTCTGAATGCAGGGGAACGACGCAGGCGGGTCGCGGAGGTGCTGACTGAGGTCGGGTTGGATGAATCGTTGGCCGGCTCGTATCCGCATGAGCTGTCCGGTGGTCAGCAGCAGCGTGTGGCCATCGCCACGGCCCTGGTCACCAGACCGCGACTGATTCTGGCTGACGAGCCGACCACGGCCCTGGATGCCATCACCCAGCGGCAGATTGTGGACCTCCTGGTCTCCCTGGCCGAGAGGAGCGGGGCCTCCCTCCTCTTCATCACCCATGACTTCTCCGTCCTGACCAGGGTTGCCGATTACTGCTACATCCTGGATGCCGGTCGTGTGGTCGAAGAGGGAGAAACCCGAAGTGTCCTGTGCAACCCCTCCAGCCATCAGGGCATGGCCCTGGTGCAGGCGGCCAAAGAGCTGACTCTCGGTACGGGTGAGAGCGGACTCGGCGATAAGCCCGAACCCGGGCCAGGTATCGCTGTGGTCCCGGTCGGGGAAGGAGACAGCCGTGGACAGGCATGA
- a CDS encoding ABC transporter permease, with amino-acid sequence MWKKASGRYSLIVLVIWALVSLISRFWTPVPVWATDGYRIWQTPNSAHLLGTDGTGADILSWLMAGSATNLVISLLSVLLSGVLGLGLVMAMVSRHSGFSQAVVVLVDALISLPTVLLALILAVPLGPSMAVVIVACGIGYGLNLARIVRPQALLVAGSDYVQSARHSGVGSVRIFFTHLVPNIVPVLCVQLSMSAGTSVLAESGLTYLGVGVPSGLPSWGHSLSTSVRFIDIFPLTVVWPGLVVTMVVVALNLFGDALRDAIDPVTNPGLRAAVASANRPLHRSRSWEAPEGYVHADSTPRPAVHDGRADHSSQGGCDVAED; translated from the coding sequence ATGTGGAAGAAGGCCTCGGGGCGGTATTCCCTGATTGTCCTGGTAATCTGGGCTCTTGTTTCCTTGATTTCCCGATTCTGGACACCGGTCCCTGTCTGGGCCACTGACGGCTACCGAATCTGGCAGACCCCAAATAGTGCCCATCTCCTTGGCACGGATGGCACCGGGGCCGACATCCTCTCCTGGTTGATGGCGGGGTCGGCGACCAACCTGGTCATCAGCCTCCTGTCGGTTCTCCTGTCGGGTGTGCTGGGGCTTGGCCTGGTCATGGCCATGGTTTCACGCCATTCGGGGTTTTCCCAGGCGGTCGTGGTCCTGGTGGATGCCTTGATTTCCCTGCCCACGGTCCTCCTGGCCTTGATTCTGGCGGTCCCCCTGGGGCCCAGTATGGCTGTCGTCATTGTGGCCTGCGGAATCGGCTACGGACTCAATCTGGCTCGAATCGTGCGACCGCAGGCCCTTCTGGTGGCAGGATCGGATTATGTGCAATCCGCCAGGCACAGCGGGGTGGGGTCTGTCAGGATATTCTTCACCCATCTGGTGCCCAATATTGTCCCGGTTCTCTGCGTTCAGCTCTCCATGTCGGCGGGGACATCTGTCCTGGCCGAGTCGGGTCTGACCTATCTTGGTGTGGGCGTTCCATCGGGTCTGCCATCTTGGGGGCACTCGCTGTCTACGTCGGTCAGGTTCATCGACATCTTCCCCCTGACCGTGGTCTGGCCCGGGCTGGTGGTCACCATGGTCGTGGTGGCTCTGAATCTCTTCGGTGATGCCCTGCGTGACGCCATCGATCCGGTCACCAACCCCGGCCTCAGGGCTGCCGTGGCCTCCGCCAACCGGCCCCTCCACCGGTCCAGGAGTTGGGAGGCCCCTGAAGGCTACGTCCATGCCGACTCGACCCCCAGGCCGGCCGTCCATGACGGGCGTGCCGACCACTCCTCCCAAGGAGGCTGTGATGTCGCTGAAGATTGA
- a CDS encoding ABC transporter substrate-binding protein produces MRPDEPGVHAPGSATEADKNHDPLSRGTGAESRPGPSTDPTLNEAYRPMSSYGNPLPWKLLSLVLALALMVSLWTGHSGGRMDRTKGGLADSISIGLKLAPGNLDIRNQSGTALDQLLIGNVYEGLVARDSNNKVIPGLAKDWDISEDGLEYVFHLHKGMHFSNGHTLDADDVVWSLQELMNHHYQGSEMLKNYRSIERVDATTVRLRLTRPYQYLLWELSGRAGLVFDRQATYDMKTAAQGSGPYLIETFRPNDSVLLKADPHYWGDRKPKTRTIRIRYLTDDNAAVNALRSGDVQALAPITANLAGSFRSDPSFQVRTGEDTDKFVLAMNGKGEATSDIRVRQAIRYAIDHEQLIASRGGVDKAMGGPIPSLDPGYEDLTGLFPHDPDKARQLLGEAGYGPGHPLRLRLTYANTYGTELGDQLRSQLKVVGIELDVRVVEFSVWLQDVHANKNYDLSLVDHGESHDFYQWATPTYYYNYDSPEVRRLYDQAMDTVSQERSQELLTQAARKVSEDAAADWLFNYRITTAWHQGLKGFPVNLNQSLLPLSDLTYRRD; encoded by the coding sequence ATGAGACCAGATGAACCCGGCGTGCATGCTCCTGGCAGCGCGACCGAAGCAGATAAAAACCATGACCCGCTAAGTCGGGGGACGGGTGCCGAGAGTCGTCCGGGCCCAAGCACCGATCCGACCCTGAACGAGGCGTACCGGCCCATGTCGTCCTACGGCAATCCTCTGCCCTGGAAACTGCTCAGCCTGGTCCTGGCGCTGGCCCTGATGGTCTCGCTCTGGACCGGTCATAGCGGGGGGCGCATGGACCGGACCAAGGGGGGCCTGGCCGATTCGATCAGCATCGGTTTGAAGCTGGCGCCCGGCAACCTGGACATCCGCAACCAATCGGGGACCGCCCTGGACCAGCTCCTGATTGGGAACGTCTATGAAGGCCTGGTCGCCCGGGACTCGAACAACAAGGTGATTCCCGGTCTGGCCAAGGACTGGGACATCTCCGAGGACGGGCTGGAGTACGTCTTCCACCTGCACAAGGGGATGCACTTTTCAAATGGCCACACCCTTGATGCGGATGACGTGGTCTGGTCCCTGCAGGAGCTCATGAACCACCACTACCAGGGCAGCGAAATGCTCAAGAACTACAGGTCCATCGAGCGGGTCGATGCCACAACGGTCAGACTGCGGCTGACCCGGCCATACCAATACCTGCTCTGGGAGTTGAGCGGACGGGCGGGATTGGTCTTCGACCGCCAGGCCACCTATGACATGAAGACCGCAGCCCAGGGATCAGGTCCCTATCTGATCGAGACCTTCCGCCCCAACGACTCGGTCCTTCTCAAGGCAGACCCCCACTACTGGGGGGACAGGAAACCCAAGACCAGGACCATCCGGATACGGTATCTGACCGATGACAATGCCGCCGTCAACGCCCTGCGAAGCGGGGATGTGCAGGCTCTGGCACCCATCACCGCCAATCTGGCCGGCTCCTTCCGGTCAGACCCTTCCTTCCAAGTTCGGACGGGGGAGGACACGGACAAGTTCGTCCTGGCCATGAACGGCAAGGGGGAGGCGACCTCCGATATCAGGGTCCGTCAGGCCATCCGGTATGCCATCGACCATGAGCAGCTGATTGCCTCCCGTGGCGGTGTCGACAAGGCCATGGGAGGGCCGATCCCCTCCCTGGACCCGGGATATGAGGATCTGACAGGCCTTTTCCCCCATGACCCCGACAAGGCCCGCCAGTTGCTGGGCGAGGCCGGTTACGGGCCGGGGCATCCTCTGCGATTGCGGTTGACGTATGCCAATACCTACGGAACCGAGCTGGGAGATCAGCTGCGCTCGCAGCTCAAGGTCGTCGGCATCGAGCTGGACGTCAGGGTGGTGGAGTTCTCGGTCTGGCTCCAGGATGTCCATGCCAACAAGAACTACGATCTCTCCCTGGTCGACCACGGTGAGAGTCACGATTTCTATCAATGGGCCACGCCGACCTATTACTACAACTACGATTCGCCCGAAGTGCGCCGGCTCTACGACCAGGCCATGGATACGGTCTCGCAGGAACGTTCGCAAGAACTTCTGACCCAGGCTGCGCGCAAGGTCAGCGAGGATGCTGCGGCCGACTGGCTCTTCAACTACCGGATCACCACAGCCTGGCATCAGGGTCTTAAGGGGTTCCCGGTCAATCTGAACCAGTCCCTCCTGCCCCTCTCGGACCTGACCTATCGGAGGGATTGA
- a CDS encoding pseudouridine synthase gives MPILYEDSRIIAVDKPHFLATTPRGMWYRSTALIRLREMSGENSITPAHRLDRATAGVLVFVRDPAARGAYQMLFQEHRVRKTYECLAPVRPVRRPVTGTVTGLNRPRPFPLLRRSHIVKDRGRLQAFEVPGRVNAETRIESAADKGPVFRSSSGLVGAYTLHPRTGKTHQLRVHMNSLGLPIVGDDLYPRVLERPYDDFSNPLQLVARSLAFVDPYSGHERLFFSSVPLGFVSNSGHNERVASDTRS, from the coding sequence ATGCCTATCCTCTATGAGGATTCCAGAATCATCGCTGTCGACAAGCCGCACTTCCTGGCCACCACCCCACGGGGGATGTGGTACAGGAGCACGGCTCTCATCAGACTCAGGGAGATGAGCGGCGAGAACAGTATCACTCCGGCCCACCGCCTGGACCGGGCAACGGCCGGGGTCCTGGTCTTCGTCCGGGACCCTGCGGCCCGAGGGGCCTATCAGATGCTGTTCCAGGAGCACCGCGTCAGGAAGACCTATGAGTGCCTTGCCCCGGTCCGTCCGGTCCGCCGGCCGGTGACCGGAACCGTGACCGGTCTGAACCGGCCCCGTCCCTTTCCCCTCCTGCGCCGGTCGCACATCGTCAAGGATCGTGGTCGGCTCCAAGCCTTCGAGGTGCCCGGCAGGGTCAATGCCGAGACCCGTATCGAGTCGGCCGCTGACAAGGGGCCGGTGTTCCGGTCATCATCCGGACTGGTGGGTGCCTATACCCTCCATCCGCGAACGGGAAAGACCCACCAGCTGAGGGTTCATATGAACTCCCTGGGACTTCCCATCGTCGGTGACGACCTGTATCCCCGCGTCCTGGAGCGCCCTTACGACGACTTCAGCAACCCTCTTCAGCTGGTTGCGCGCTCCCTGGCTTTTGTCGATCCTTACTCAGGTCATGAGCGTTTGTTCTTCTCCAGCGTACCGCTCGGCTTCGTCTCAAACTCAGGTCATAATGAACGGGTGGCATCCGATACAAGGTCGTGA
- a CDS encoding ABC transporter permease, whose product MRFLVRRLALFALALVFISILVFAALRILPGDVASVMAGLNAPPERVEMLRQQMGLDYSYPRQYLDWANGLIHGDLGRSLLTGRPVAAQVGERAQVTFPLILCGLVVALALGIPLGCASALARSPRMRSISHMVAIVGGAVPALWSGLLLTMLFSKGGGLVGLLPSQGFPIQGWGQPGRALESLILPALSTGIIVGAGIMRYTRSLLGDMLSSGYVDMGMACGMTRTQAALRIGLRVASPQLVSVVGLTMAEMITGVMVSENLFALPGLGSMLVTDVGNRDLPAVQSELFLLAVFFLFLGLLVDVAHRLIDPRLRGAVRQEVDA is encoded by the coding sequence ATGCGATTCCTGGTCAGGCGCCTGGCCCTTTTTGCCCTGGCGCTGGTGTTCATCTCCATCCTGGTGTTCGCCGCGCTACGTATCCTGCCGGGCGATGTGGCATCCGTGATGGCCGGGCTGAATGCCCCTCCCGAGCGGGTGGAGATGCTGAGGCAACAGATGGGGCTGGATTATTCCTATCCCAGGCAATACCTGGATTGGGCGAACGGGCTGATTCATGGGGACCTTGGGCGGTCCCTTCTGACTGGTCGTCCGGTCGCCGCCCAGGTAGGGGAGCGGGCCCAGGTCACTTTTCCGCTCATCCTGTGCGGTCTGGTCGTCGCCCTTGCGCTGGGTATTCCCCTGGGTTGTGCCTCGGCCTTGGCACGGAGTCCGAGGATGAGGTCCATCAGCCATATGGTCGCCATCGTAGGGGGAGCCGTTCCGGCCCTCTGGTCCGGCCTGCTTCTCACCATGCTCTTCTCCAAGGGGGGCGGTCTGGTCGGTCTCCTTCCATCCCAGGGCTTCCCCATCCAGGGTTGGGGCCAGCCGGGACGGGCCCTGGAATCCCTCATCCTTCCTGCCCTGTCAACGGGCATCATCGTGGGTGCCGGCATTATGCGATACACGCGCTCCCTCCTGGGTGACATGCTCTCCTCCGGATATGTGGACATGGGTATGGCCTGTGGGATGACACGGACCCAGGCCGCCCTCCGTATCGGTCTGCGGGTGGCTTCGCCGCAGCTGGTTTCCGTTGTGGGGCTGACCATGGCCGAGATGATTACCGGGGTCATGGTCAGCGAGAACCTGTTCGCCCTGCCGGGGCTGGGTTCCATGTTGGTCACCGATGTCGGGAATCGTGATCTTCCGGCCGTCCAGTCGGAGCTCTTCCTCCTGGCGGTCTTTTTCCTGTTTCTGGGATTGCTGGTGGATGTTGCCCATAGATTGATTGATCCGCGGCTGCGAGGCGCGGTCAGGCAGGAGGTGGATGCCTGA